A genomic window from bacterium includes:
- a CDS encoding YdcF family protein produces the protein MFLLLKLFKPFVLPPTLIAIGFIAALVFVVRHRRRWGIAILACTLGVYYLLAIEPIAAMLAWTLERPYGASATASVERVDAIVVLGGGARAEPMPELGGSSFRRLWRAIAYYDDLGGQVPIVYSGGSGDPFARDAVEADIARRIVVRAGVEQTQIFLEKGSRTTYENGVATRALLAERLPHVPQPRIALVTSAWHLRRATGVFTKLGMDVVLVPADFMSGAFSLDPLSFFPSAAAFADSVTSIHEWVGIVGYRMQGRL, from the coding sequence ATGTTTCTCCTCCTCAAACTCTTTAAACCCTTCGTGCTGCCGCCGACGCTCATAGCGATTGGCTTCATCGCTGCGCTCGTGTTCGTGGTACGGCACCGCAGGCGGTGGGGGATTGCGATCCTCGCGTGCACGCTTGGTGTGTACTACCTCCTCGCGATTGAGCCGATAGCCGCGATGCTCGCGTGGACGCTCGAGCGGCCGTATGGTGCTTCTGCCACTGCATCGGTGGAGCGTGTGGACGCGATCGTGGTGCTCGGCGGGGGTGCGCGTGCCGAACCAATGCCTGAACTCGGCGGGTCGAGTTTTCGTCGGCTTTGGCGGGCTATTGCATACTACGATGATCTCGGTGGACAGGTGCCTATCGTTTACAGCGGCGGCTCCGGCGATCCCTTCGCGCGTGATGCGGTGGAGGCGGATATTGCGCGTCGTATTGTCGTGCGTGCGGGCGTGGAGCAAACACAAATTTTTTTAGAGAAAGGGTCACGGACGACGTATGAGAACGGCGTTGCCACCCGTGCGTTGCTTGCCGAGCGGCTCCCGCACGTGCCACAGCCGCGTATTGCGCTCGTCACCTCCGCGTGGCACCTGCGGCGGGCGACCGGAGTATTTACGAAACTCGGTATGGACGTCGTTCTGGTGCCGGCGGATTTCATGAGCGGAGCATTCTCATTGGACCCATTGAGTTTCTTCCCCAGCGCGGCCGCATTCGCAGATTCGGTGACGAGTATCCATGAGTGGGTGGGGATTGTGGGGTATCGTATGCAGGGGCGACTATGA
- a CDS encoding MBL fold metallo-hydrolase, with amino-acid sequence MVVRFPRTFKVLVPLLILVGAAVAGAVREHFPAPETTVPRAVVLDIGQGDAILLDGPGDDAEVLIDGGPDATTMLGKLREHLGSDTSLNLVVLTHPHADHVAGLVAVLEHYDVERVLLTGAVHTTQTYRAFLERIDTQAIATTWAIAGDRLVVGPFDLDVLAPAASFHGMHIESINDSSIVLMAAVGAQRLLLTGDAETDVQRTLLDRGVDLRADVLKVAHHGAENGAVQEFLNAVAPRHAIISVGAGNDYGHPHRRALKRLSRTGAQLWRTDEQGDITVMFNEGLQVSAAR; translated from the coding sequence ATGGTTGTGCGATTCCCTCGGACGTTCAAAGTCCTCGTGCCACTCCTCATCCTCGTCGGTGCGGCGGTTGCCGGCGCGGTGCGCGAGCACTTTCCCGCACCGGAGACCACGGTCCCGCGTGCCGTAGTGCTCGATATCGGGCAGGGCGACGCGATTCTTCTTGATGGGCCCGGCGATGACGCGGAAGTGCTCATTGACGGTGGTCCGGACGCGACGACGATGCTCGGGAAGCTTCGCGAGCACCTCGGGAGCGACACCTCCCTCAACCTCGTCGTCCTCACGCACCCGCACGCGGACCACGTCGCGGGGCTCGTGGCGGTGCTCGAGCACTACGATGTCGAGCGTGTCCTCCTCACGGGTGCCGTGCACACGACGCAGACGTACCGCGCATTCCTCGAACGCATCGACACGCAGGCCATTGCGACGACGTGGGCCATTGCCGGTGACCGTCTCGTCGTTGGTCCATTCGATCTCGATGTCCTCGCGCCGGCAGCGTCGTTCCACGGCATGCACATTGAGAGCATCAATGACTCCTCCATCGTCCTCATGGCAGCGGTGGGTGCGCAACGCTTGCTCCTCACCGGCGATGCGGAGACCGATGTCCAGCGAACGCTGCTCGATCGCGGTGTGGATCTCCGCGCCGATGTGCTCAAGGTCGCGCACCACGGCGCGGAGAACGGCGCGGTACAGGAGTTCCTCAACGCGGTTGCACCGCGCCACGCGATTATTTCCGTTGGCGCCGGGAACGACTACGGCCATCCGCACCGTCGCGCGCTCAAGCGCCTATCGCGCACGGGAGCGCAGCTCTGGCGAACCGACGAGCAGGGGGACATCACGGTGATGTTCAACGAGGGCTTGCAGGTCTCCGCTGCAAGGTGA
- a CDS encoding fibronectin type III domain-containing protein — MSKQLRGLGRKVTDRLNSESQGVRRRWQAIIGVTFMAVFVVASVAVNQTVLALNKAAGNYGYVSGTYGYNASVTSSDALPAAPTSLSSTPTVSGADLSWTAPTLTTTGTSLNNLSSYKIHYNTSSLSSCSGGSSTTSSSASATLTGLTASTTYYVAVCAVDGNTNDSAALTGSFATVASSSGGGGGGGSGSVFGAVVSDAAQSAAPGTPASVAVQAVLAAIQAPRNAASVAAQLGVAAPSAEALSAAQALVQKVIPAARLAALTAAVSESLKAFVVLGPEGVTAAHPVVKIGAGERASLLEAFQHSQGGTLPTTARQFQFLTAHIVDPDVLASGSADNDVTKLFPDLRNLTIEGDGLKDFTNCNARPPSVDTKGVKLVKAQQDKEWAFVKYTGYQLKVDPAKRSLGAEAAAIKKFKTAKLSIYKNGVKTEKAAGKNPADLFDWNFIRAATYSGAPTTCLK; from the coding sequence ATGAGCAAGCAACTTCGTGGGCTCGGTCGGAAGGTCACCGATCGGCTCAACAGCGAGAGTCAGGGCGTTCGTCGGCGATGGCAAGCCATTATCGGTGTGACATTCATGGCTGTATTCGTGGTGGCATCCGTTGCAGTGAACCAGACCGTGTTGGCGCTCAACAAGGCAGCAGGAAATTACGGGTACGTGTCTGGGACGTACGGATACAATGCGAGTGTGACATCGTCCGATGCACTCCCCGCAGCGCCGACTTCGCTCTCCTCCACACCGACGGTCTCTGGTGCGGATCTCTCGTGGACTGCGCCGACGCTGACGACGACCGGCACGTCGCTCAACAACCTCTCGAGCTACAAGATTCACTACAACACGAGCTCACTCTCGTCGTGCTCAGGTGGATCGTCCACAACGTCAAGTAGTGCGAGCGCAACGCTCACGGGCCTCACCGCCAGCACGACGTACTACGTTGCGGTTTGTGCGGTTGACGGGAACACGAACGATAGTGCCGCACTAACCGGTTCGTTTGCCACGGTGGCATCGAGTAGTGGCGGTGGTGGCGGCGGTGGTAGTGGCTCGGTCTTCGGTGCCGTGGTCTCTGACGCCGCGCAGAGCGCAGCTCCTGGAACGCCGGCATCTGTCGCAGTGCAAGCAGTGCTCGCCGCGATTCAGGCACCTCGCAATGCTGCATCCGTCGCTGCACAGCTCGGCGTTGCGGCTCCGTCCGCAGAGGCACTGAGTGCTGCGCAGGCACTGGTGCAGAAGGTAATTCCCGCCGCGCGTCTCGCCGCGCTTACCGCAGCGGTATCCGAGTCACTCAAAGCGTTCGTCGTGCTCGGCCCGGAGGGCGTGACGGCAGCGCACCCGGTCGTCAAGATCGGAGCCGGTGAGCGCGCATCGCTCCTCGAGGCCTTCCAGCACTCGCAGGGCGGAACGCTCCCGACGACTGCACGGCAATTCCAGTTCCTCACCGCGCATATCGTTGATCCCGATGTCCTCGCCTCTGGCTCAGCGGATAACGACGTCACCAAGCTCTTCCCCGACCTCCGCAACCTCACGATTGAGGGCGATGGTCTCAAGGACTTCACCAACTGCAACGCACGACCGCCGTCGGTTGATACGAAGGGCGTGAAGCTTGTAAAGGCGCAGCAGGACAAGGAGTGGGCATTCGTGAAGTACACGGGATACCAGCTCAAGGTGGATCCGGCGAAGCGCTCACTCGGCGCAGAGGCCGCAGCGATCAAGAAGTTCAAGACCGCGAAGCTGTCCATCTACAAGAATGGGGTGAAGACGGAGAAGGCGGCAGGGAAGAATCCCGCAGACCTCTTCGACTGGAACTTCATCCGCGCGGCAACGTACTCCGGTGCCCCGACCACCTGTCTCAAGTAA
- a CDS encoding ComEC/Rec2 family competence protein: MVHLQTPTVLRACLGCLGGIACASWLFAIDALPMWWTVVVVSVLVVGCVRQWSPVAWRSGAVAVIAFALGMLRFLGAVPPPADFASSTEISGRITRVESIAKGRMRVMVRTAEARVPVVVFAPQVVLRYGDIVRIRCVLAQSHASRERLTSAGTCAVRSPDAVRVLAHGAGSPTLRLLDEVHAHLVATAGASLSPRAYAVVASAVLGDRGALPDELRDAFRKTGTIHALVISGGHMTIIGMLLLIAFRVLPVTHRAARWSTLVALGSFVAMTGFTPSAVRGALMVAAFIAVELLGRVASRLRVLVLVATTMVVVHPHVLAFDLGFQLSFAAVAGIVLMTPLLERAIPRASARTREITSGVATSLAATIATAPLLFGAFGTISLIGVLANIPVLLLLPALLIAAFAFLLIGALLPSLAPLAAWPVDVLARSVVWLVERAAAVPWASVDGVTLDWWFTLALYVALTFVVLRAASRCGMPLLSPFRHLSTDAALLTGGTLERR; this comes from the coding sequence ATGGTTCACCTCCAAACGCCCACGGTCCTCCGCGCGTGTCTGGGGTGTCTCGGCGGCATTGCGTGCGCGTCTTGGTTGTTTGCAATCGACGCGCTTCCGATGTGGTGGACGGTCGTTGTGGTCTCGGTCCTTGTCGTCGGGTGCGTGCGGCAGTGGTCGCCCGTCGCATGGCGTAGTGGAGCGGTCGCCGTCATCGCGTTCGCGCTCGGGATGCTCCGGTTCCTCGGTGCTGTGCCGCCCCCTGCGGATTTCGCGTCGTCTACGGAGATCTCCGGTCGGATCACTCGCGTGGAGTCCATTGCGAAAGGTCGCATGCGCGTGATGGTCCGCACCGCGGAGGCCCGCGTCCCCGTCGTGGTCTTCGCGCCGCAGGTGGTGCTCCGCTACGGCGACATCGTCCGCATCCGCTGCGTGCTCGCGCAGTCCCATGCGTCACGGGAGCGGTTGACGAGCGCGGGGACGTGCGCGGTGCGCTCCCCGGATGCGGTCCGCGTGCTCGCGCACGGCGCGGGGAGCCCCACGCTCCGCCTACTCGACGAGGTACACGCGCACCTCGTGGCCACGGCGGGAGCATCCCTCTCGCCCCGCGCGTACGCCGTCGTCGCGAGCGCGGTGCTCGGAGACCGCGGGGCACTTCCGGACGAGCTTCGTGATGCGTTCCGGAAGACGGGGACCATCCATGCCCTCGTCATCTCCGGCGGGCACATGACGATCATCGGCATGCTCCTCCTCATCGCATTCCGCGTGCTCCCGGTCACGCATCGCGCGGCGCGGTGGAGCACGCTCGTCGCACTTGGTTCGTTCGTCGCGATGACTGGATTCACGCCCTCGGCCGTGCGCGGCGCACTCATGGTCGCAGCGTTCATCGCCGTTGAGCTCCTCGGTCGCGTTGCGAGCCGCCTGCGCGTCCTCGTGCTCGTCGCCACCACGATGGTGGTCGTCCACCCGCACGTTCTCGCATTTGATCTCGGATTCCAGCTCTCCTTTGCTGCGGTTGCGGGCATCGTACTCATGACTCCGCTCCTCGAGCGTGCGATTCCGAGAGCATCCGCGCGCACGCGCGAGATCACGTCGGGCGTCGCCACATCACTTGCGGCGACCATTGCGACGGCACCGCTCCTCTTCGGTGCCTTTGGGACAATCTCGCTCATCGGTGTCCTCGCGAACATCCCCGTGCTCCTCCTCCTGCCGGCGCTCCTCATCGCGGCGTTCGCCTTCCTCCTCATCGGCGCGCTCCTCCCATCGCTCGCGCCGCTCGCGGCATGGCCGGTGGACGTGCTTGCGCGGAGCGTCGTCTGGCTCGTCGAGCGGGCGGCAGCGGTACCCTGGGCATCGGTTGATGGTGTCACGCTCGACTGGTGGTTCACACTCGCACTGTACGTCGCGCTCACGTTCGTTGTGCTCCGTGCGGCATCACGGTGCGGCATGCCACTCCTCTCGCCATTCCGACATCTCTCCACAGATGCTGCCCTGCTCACGGGCGGTACACTGGAGAGGCGATAG
- a CDS encoding site-2 protease family protein yields MPITLIFNQPAVGLAWVAAILVALAIHEYAHALVGSWLGDSTARHEGRLTLNPLAHVDPFGFLMLLLVGFGWGKPVPFDPSQLKYRTWGPAIVALAGPAMNLIGLTTAGILLGVLDRVTALPPNNLLVLTLAFVFQINLVLMLFNLIPIPPLDGSKLLLSALAHPRYDHARFVLTTRGPIILLGIIILDRAMGGLIFGRLFQGAMERIIGLF; encoded by the coding sequence ATGCCCATCACCCTTATCTTCAACCAGCCAGCAGTTGGTCTCGCGTGGGTCGCAGCCATCCTCGTGGCGCTCGCCATCCATGAGTACGCCCACGCGCTCGTGGGATCATGGCTCGGTGACTCCACGGCGCGACACGAGGGGCGACTCACGCTCAACCCGCTCGCGCATGTGGACCCCTTTGGGTTCCTCATGCTCCTCCTTGTGGGATTCGGGTGGGGAAAACCCGTCCCGTTTGATCCGTCGCAGCTGAAGTACCGCACGTGGGGCCCGGCCATCGTTGCGCTCGCCGGCCCCGCGATGAATCTCATCGGGCTCACGACCGCGGGTATCCTCCTCGGGGTGCTCGATCGCGTCACCGCGCTCCCGCCGAACAACCTCCTCGTGCTCACCCTCGCGTTCGTCTTCCAGATCAACCTCGTCCTCATGCTCTTCAACCTTATCCCCATTCCGCCGCTCGATGGGTCAAAGTTGCTCCTCTCCGCGCTCGCGCACCCTCGATACGACCATGCGCGCTTCGTCCTCACGACGCGCGGCCCGATCATCCTCCTCGGTATCATTATCCTCGATCGCGCGATGGGTGGTCTCATCTTCGGTCGTCTCTTCCAGGGCGCCATGGAGCGGATCATCGGGTTGTTCTAA
- the rpsL gene encoding 30S ribosomal protein S12: MPTTNQLLRYGRKAKSKKSKAPAMQYVFNSLRRLRTNLPKGSPFKRGVCLKVTTMTPKKPNSAIRKIARVRLSNGQEVTAYIPGIGHNLQEHSIVLIRGGRVRDLPGVRYHIVRGVYDSTGVENRKNSRSLYGVKKST; the protein is encoded by the coding sequence ATGCCGACGACGAACCAACTCCTCCGCTACGGACGGAAGGCAAAATCGAAAAAATCCAAGGCACCGGCGATGCAGTACGTGTTCAACTCCCTGCGCCGCCTGCGGACCAACCTCCCGAAGGGGAGCCCGTTCAAGCGGGGGGTCTGCCTGAAGGTGACGACGATGACGCCAAAGAAGCCCAACTCCGCGATCCGCAAGATCGCGCGTGTCCGGTTGTCGAACGGTCAGGAAGTGACGGCGTACATTCCGGGCATCGGCCACAATCTTCAGGAGCACTCCATCGTGCTCATTCGTGGTGGCCGCGTGCGTGACCTTCCGGGTGTACGCTACCACATCGTCCGCGGTGTCTACGACTCCACCGGTGTCGAGAATCGCAAGAATAGCCGGTCACTGTACGGCGTGAAGAAGAGCACGTGA
- a CDS encoding glycosyltransferase family 4 protein, producing MVFGIAIGLALRIIAALAAVFVFAFLLTWAMHRFAMMRRWFDVPNHRSGHAVPTPNVGGIAFSFPFLLVLVYLGSMGFRPHLMWALLGGGALVAGVGWVDDRWNIRARWRLLAYAIAAVWALWWIGGMADLRVGVTTLSLGFGGTILAFVTIVWMSNLMNFMDGIDGLVGAETMLIGSVLGVMLFLSGQVFLAFILWLLAAATAGFLVWNWHPAKMFMGDTGSVLLGFTFGVLAIASERVGAVPALAWWIMFGLFFADATWTTLRRILHGHAFYEGHRAFSFHRAAVRYQRHDRVTIGVLLWSVPFVVLAWTVWRYPLFLLPALGASLLGSAVLWWWYQEPMVSRRAVVGAPDSRSARH from the coding sequence ATGGTTTTTGGCATTGCGATCGGGCTCGCACTTCGCATCATCGCCGCGCTCGCGGCGGTGTTTGTGTTTGCATTTTTGCTGACATGGGCGATGCATCGGTTTGCGATGATGCGGCGATGGTTCGATGTACCCAATCATCGGAGCGGACACGCGGTCCCCACGCCAAACGTGGGCGGTATTGCATTCTCGTTTCCGTTCCTTCTCGTTCTCGTGTATCTCGGCAGCATGGGGTTTCGGCCGCACCTCATGTGGGCGCTCCTCGGCGGCGGTGCGCTCGTCGCAGGCGTTGGCTGGGTAGATGATCGGTGGAATATCCGTGCGCGATGGCGACTGCTCGCGTATGCGATCGCCGCGGTGTGGGCGCTTTGGTGGATTGGCGGCATGGCAGATCTTCGCGTCGGCGTGACAACGTTATCGCTCGGCTTCGGTGGCACCATCCTCGCGTTTGTGACGATCGTATGGATGAGTAACCTCATGAATTTCATGGATGGCATTGACGGACTCGTCGGCGCGGAGACGATGCTCATCGGTAGCGTGCTCGGCGTCATGCTGTTTCTATCTGGGCAGGTGTTCCTCGCGTTCATTCTGTGGCTCCTCGCGGCGGCAACCGCGGGGTTCCTCGTGTGGAACTGGCACCCCGCGAAGATGTTCATGGGGGATACGGGCAGCGTACTCCTCGGGTTCACGTTCGGGGTACTTGCGATTGCCTCGGAGCGCGTGGGCGCAGTGCCGGCACTTGCATGGTGGATCATGTTCGGGTTGTTTTTCGCGGATGCCACTTGGACCACGCTTCGGCGCATCCTCCACGGGCATGCGTTCTACGAGGGGCATCGTGCGTTTTCGTTTCACCGCGCCGCAGTGCGGTATCAGCGGCACGACCGTGTGACGATCGGTGTCCTCCTCTGGAGTGTGCCGTTCGTCGTGTTGGCGTGGACTGTCTGGCGATATCCCCTATTCCTCCTTCCGGCGCTTGGCGCATCGCTCCTCGGGAGCGCGGTACTCTGGTGGTGGTACCAGGAGCCGATGGTATCCCGTCGCGCCGTCGTGGGGGCACCGGATTCCCGTAGCGCAAGGCACTGA
- the rpmB gene encoding 50S ribosomal protein L28: MAKRCEVCRRGSGNGHTVSHSNIKTKRTFGINLVRKRLDGVRTRVCTSCLRTRAKHLAEAQAKA, translated from the coding sequence ATGGCGAAGCGATGCGAGGTCTGCCGCCGTGGTTCCGGGAATGGGCACACGGTGAGCCACTCAAACATCAAGACGAAACGAACGTTTGGCATCAACCTCGTGCGCAAACGACTCGACGGCGTGCGCACGCGCGTCTGCACGAGCTGTCTCCGTACGCGCGCGAAGCACCTCGCGGAGGCGCAGGCAAAGGCGTAG
- the rpsG gene encoding 30S ribosomal protein S7, producing the protein MRGKQAPRRSITPDPKYGSVTLAKFTNYIMKRGKKTVAQGIVYAAFEDVAKRSEQDPLDVFARALKNVAPAMEVRSKRVGGANYQVPFPVRGDRRQSLAFRWLLGATRQRKGKSMAARLADELLAASQGEGAAVKKRQDVQRMADSNRAFAHFAW; encoded by the coding sequence ATGCGAGGGAAACAAGCACCACGACGCAGCATCACTCCGGATCCGAAGTACGGATCGGTGACGCTTGCGAAGTTCACCAACTACATCATGAAGCGCGGCAAGAAGACCGTTGCGCAGGGGATTGTGTACGCGGCGTTCGAGGACGTCGCGAAGCGGAGCGAACAGGATCCGCTTGACGTGTTCGCGCGCGCGCTCAAGAACGTCGCACCGGCAATGGAGGTGCGCTCGAAGCGCGTGGGTGGCGCGAACTACCAGGTGCCCTTCCCCGTACGCGGTGATCGCCGGCAGTCGCTCGCGTTTCGCTGGCTCCTCGGAGCCACGCGGCAGCGGAAGGGGAAGTCCATGGCGGCACGGCTCGCGGATGAGCTCCTCGCCGCATCGCAGGGCGAGGGTGCTGCCGTGAAGAAGCGCCAGGACGTCCAGCGCATGGCCGACTCCAACCGCGCTTTCGCACACTTCGCGTGGTGA
- the ndk gene encoding nucleoside-diphosphate kinase, which translates to MERTVILMKPDALQRGLIGELLLRFERKGLQIIGLKMMSISDLQVEEHYAHHKDKPFFGGLKQFMQSAPVVAVALQGVDAIEAVRIIVGPTKGRVAPAGTIRGDFAMSMQENLVHASDSVETAAAELTRFFAMDDLHAYERADLAWIYAEDERS; encoded by the coding sequence ATGGAACGAACAGTCATCCTCATGAAACCCGATGCGCTCCAGCGCGGGCTCATCGGCGAGCTCCTCCTGCGTTTCGAGCGCAAGGGCCTCCAGATCATCGGTCTCAAGATGATGAGCATCTCCGATCTCCAGGTTGAAGAGCACTACGCGCACCACAAGGACAAGCCCTTCTTTGGCGGGCTCAAGCAGTTTATGCAGTCCGCGCCGGTCGTCGCAGTTGCGCTCCAGGGTGTTGATGCCATCGAGGCGGTCCGCATCATCGTTGGACCGACGAAGGGACGGGTGGCACCCGCGGGGACCATCCGTGGTGATTTTGCAATGTCCATGCAGGAGAACCTCGTTCATGCCTCGGACTCCGTGGAGACCGCAGCGGCAGAGCTCACGCGATTCTTCGCCATGGACGACCTCCATGCGTACGAGCGCGCCGACCTCGCGTGGATCTACGCGGAAGACGAGCGTTCCTGA